In Phyllostomus discolor isolate MPI-MPIP mPhyDis1 chromosome 2, mPhyDis1.pri.v3, whole genome shotgun sequence, the following are encoded in one genomic region:
- the LTA4H gene encoding leukotriene A-4 hydrolase isoform X1 produces the protein MPEVVDSCSLASPESVCRTKHLHLRCRVDFTRRALTGTAALSVQSQEDNLRSLILDTKDLTIEKVVINGQEVKYTLGERQSYKGSPLEICLPTALSKNQEVVIEISFETSPQSSALQWLTPEQTSGKRHPYLFSQCQAIHCRAILPCQDTPSVKLTYSAEVSVPKELVALMSAIRDGEAPDPEDPSRKIYRFSQKVPIPCYLIALVVGALESRQIGPRTLVWSEKEQVEKSAYEFSETESMLKIAEDLGGPYVWGQYDLLVLPPSFPYGGMENPCLTFVTPTLLAGDKSLSNVIAHEISHSWTGNLVTNKTWDHFWLNEGHTVYLERHICGRLFGEKFRHFHALGGWGELQNSIKTFGDTHPFTKLVVDLTNVDPDVAYSSVPYEKGFALLFYLEQLLGGPEIFLGFLKAYVEKFSYKSITTDDWKDFLYSHFKDKVDILNQVDWNTWLYSPGLPPVKPNYDMTLTNACIALSQRWITAKEDDLNSFNSADLKDLSSHQLNEFLAQMLQKAPLPLGHIERMQEVYNFNAINNSEIRFRWLRLCIQSKWEEAIPLALKMVTEQGRMKFTRPLFKDLAAFDKSHELAIRTYGAHRAGMHPVTAMLVGKDLQVE, from the exons ATTTTGGATACAAAGGACCTCACAATAGAAAAAGTGGTCATCAATGGGCAAGAAGTCAAATATACTCTCGGAGAAAGACAAAGTTACAAAGGATCGCCTTTGGAAATCTGCCTTCCTACTGCTCTGAGCAA AAACCAAGAAGTCGTGATAgaaatttcttttgagacatcGCCACAATCGTCTGCTCTTCAGTGGCTCACTCCTGAACAAACTTCCGGGAAGAGGCACCCGTACCTCTTCAGCCAGTGCCAG GCCATCCACTGCCGAGCAATTCTTCCTTGCCAGGACACTCCTTCAGTGAAATTAACCTACAGTGCGGAG GTGTCTGTCCCTAAAGAACTGGTAGCACTTATGAGTGCCATTCGTGACGGGGAAGCCCCTGACCCAGAAGACCCGAGCAGGAAAATATACAGATTCAGCCAAAAA GTCCCGATCCCCTGCTACTTGATTGCTTTGGTGGTTGGAGCTTTGGAAAGCAG GCAAATTGGCCCAAGAACATTGGTATGGTCCGAGAAAGAGCAGGTGGAAAAGTCAGCTTACGAATTTTCGGAG ACTGAATCTATGCTTAAGATCGCAGAAGATCTGGGAGGCCCGTATGTTTGGGGGCAGTACGACCTCTTGGTCCTGCCGCCGTCCTTCCCTTACGGCGGCATGGAAAACCCTTGCCTCACTTTTGTCACTCCCACTCTGCTG gcAGGTGACAAGTCACTCTCCAAT GTCATTGCACATGAAATCTCTCACAGCTGGACAGGAAACCTAGTGACCAACAAAACTTGGGATCACTTTTG gttaaATGAAGGACACACTGTGTACTTGGAACGCCACATTTGTGGACGGCTGTTTGGCGAAAAGTTCCGACATTTTCACGCGCTGGGAGGATGGGGAGAACTACAGAATTCG ATAAAGACTTTCGGGGATACGCACCCTTTCACCAAACTCGTGGTCGATCTGACGAACGTAGACCCGGACGTGGCGTATTCGTCAGTCCCCTATGAAAAGGGCTTTGCTTTGCTCTTTTACCTTGAGCAACTTCTTGGAGGACCAG aGATTTTCCTAGGCTTCTTAAAGGCTTATGTTGAGAAATTTTCCTACAAGAGCATAACCACTGACGACTGGAAGGATTTCCTGTATTCTCACTTTAAAGATAAG GTCGATATTCTCAATCAAGTGGACTGGAACACCTGGCTCTACTCCCCGGGACTGCCTCCCGTGAAACCCAA TTACGATATGACTCTGACAAATGCTTGTATTGCCTTAAGTCAAAGATGGATTACT GCCAAAGAAGATGATTTGAACTCATTCAACTCAGCAGACCTGAAAGATCTCTCTTCTCATCAGCTGAATGAGTTTTTAGCACAGATGCTTCAGAAA gCACCTCTTCCATTGGGGCACATAGAGCGAATGCAAGAGGTGTACAACTTCAATGCCATTAACAATTCTGAAATACGGTTCAG ATGGTTGCGGCTCTGCATTCAATCGAAATGGGAGGAAGCAATTCCTTTGGCTCTGAAAATGGTGACTGAACAAGGAAGGATGAAATTTACACGACCCTTATTCAA GGACCTCGCTGCCTTTGACAAGTCCCATGAGCTGGCCATCCGCACCTACGGAGCGCACAGAGCCGGCATGCACCCCGTGACCGCCATGCTGGTGGGCAAGGACCTGCAGGTGGAGTGA
- the LTA4H gene encoding leukotriene A-4 hydrolase isoform X2, whose protein sequence is MPEVVDSCSLASPESVCRTKHLHLRCRVDFTRRALTGTAALSVQSQEDNLRSLILDTKDLTIEKVVINGQEVKYTLGERQSYKGSPLEICLPTALSKNQEVVIEISFETSPQSSALQWLTPEQTSGKRHPYLFSQCQAIHCRAILPCQDTPSVKLTYSAEVSVPKELVALMSAIRDGEAPDPEDPSRKIYRFSQKVPIPCYLIALVVGALESRQIGPRTLVWSEKEQVEKSAYEFSETESMLKIAEDLGGPYVWGQYDLLVLPPSFPYGGMENPCLTFVTPTLLAGDKSLSNVIAHEISHSWTGNLVTNKTWDHFWLNEGHTVYLERHICGRLFGEKFRHFHALGGWGELQNSIKTFGDTHPFTKLVVDLTNVDPDVAYSSVPYEKGFALLFYLEQLLGGPEIFLGFLKAYVEKFSYKSITTDDWKDFLYSHFKDKVDILNQVDWNTWLYSPGLPPVKPNYDMTLTNACIALSQRWITAKEDDLNSFNSADLKDLSSHQLNEFLAQMLQKMVAALHSIEMGGSNSFGSENGD, encoded by the exons ATTTTGGATACAAAGGACCTCACAATAGAAAAAGTGGTCATCAATGGGCAAGAAGTCAAATATACTCTCGGAGAAAGACAAAGTTACAAAGGATCGCCTTTGGAAATCTGCCTTCCTACTGCTCTGAGCAA AAACCAAGAAGTCGTGATAgaaatttcttttgagacatcGCCACAATCGTCTGCTCTTCAGTGGCTCACTCCTGAACAAACTTCCGGGAAGAGGCACCCGTACCTCTTCAGCCAGTGCCAG GCCATCCACTGCCGAGCAATTCTTCCTTGCCAGGACACTCCTTCAGTGAAATTAACCTACAGTGCGGAG GTGTCTGTCCCTAAAGAACTGGTAGCACTTATGAGTGCCATTCGTGACGGGGAAGCCCCTGACCCAGAAGACCCGAGCAGGAAAATATACAGATTCAGCCAAAAA GTCCCGATCCCCTGCTACTTGATTGCTTTGGTGGTTGGAGCTTTGGAAAGCAG GCAAATTGGCCCAAGAACATTGGTATGGTCCGAGAAAGAGCAGGTGGAAAAGTCAGCTTACGAATTTTCGGAG ACTGAATCTATGCTTAAGATCGCAGAAGATCTGGGAGGCCCGTATGTTTGGGGGCAGTACGACCTCTTGGTCCTGCCGCCGTCCTTCCCTTACGGCGGCATGGAAAACCCTTGCCTCACTTTTGTCACTCCCACTCTGCTG gcAGGTGACAAGTCACTCTCCAAT GTCATTGCACATGAAATCTCTCACAGCTGGACAGGAAACCTAGTGACCAACAAAACTTGGGATCACTTTTG gttaaATGAAGGACACACTGTGTACTTGGAACGCCACATTTGTGGACGGCTGTTTGGCGAAAAGTTCCGACATTTTCACGCGCTGGGAGGATGGGGAGAACTACAGAATTCG ATAAAGACTTTCGGGGATACGCACCCTTTCACCAAACTCGTGGTCGATCTGACGAACGTAGACCCGGACGTGGCGTATTCGTCAGTCCCCTATGAAAAGGGCTTTGCTTTGCTCTTTTACCTTGAGCAACTTCTTGGAGGACCAG aGATTTTCCTAGGCTTCTTAAAGGCTTATGTTGAGAAATTTTCCTACAAGAGCATAACCACTGACGACTGGAAGGATTTCCTGTATTCTCACTTTAAAGATAAG GTCGATATTCTCAATCAAGTGGACTGGAACACCTGGCTCTACTCCCCGGGACTGCCTCCCGTGAAACCCAA TTACGATATGACTCTGACAAATGCTTGTATTGCCTTAAGTCAAAGATGGATTACT GCCAAAGAAGATGATTTGAACTCATTCAACTCAGCAGACCTGAAAGATCTCTCTTCTCATCAGCTGAATGAGTTTTTAGCACAGATGCTTCAGAAA ATGGTTGCGGCTCTGCATTCAATCGAAATGGGAGGAAGCAATTCCTTTGGCTCTGAAAATGGTGACTGA